The region ATCTAAATCTTCTCTTAGCTCCTCATTATCTGTATTTATTAAATCACCATTTTCTGTATCATCAAGGTTTAATAATTTATGTATTTCTTTAAGCTCTCCACCAAATGCAACAAGACGTCTATTTGCTAAAGCTTTATCTAAAATAAAAACAGAATCATCAGTCATTTCCTCATCTATAACTCCGTCTTTATCCCTAATTATAAAATCATTACTTTTTACTGCGTATTTAGCTGATTCTGCAACGCTTTTAGATACATGCGAACTTTTGCCTGTTTTAAAAGCCCTAACATCTATAATCGGTGTATAATCAACTTTAAGACATGATTTCCATAAGCTTGTCCATTTTTCCTGTGAAATATAAAGCTCTGGTTTATTAAAATAGCTTTTATTAACCATTAAAATAATATGAAAGTGTGGGTGAAATGTATCATAATCCTTTGAAGCTTCATCAAGATTATGGG is a window of Alkaliphilus flagellatus DNA encoding:
- a CDS encoding protein rep produces the protein TQKDYRFIFLTLTCKNVYGENLSDQLDELFKAFNLLTKRKTVKQAVKGWFRALEVTHNLDEASKDYDTFHPHFHIILMVNKSYFNKPELYISQEKWTSLWKSCLKVDYTPIIDVRAFKTGKSSHVSKSVAESAKYAVKSNDFIIRDKDGVIDEEMTDDSVFILDKALANRRLVAFGGELKEIHKLLNLDDTENGDLINTDNEELREDLDYIIERYKWHIGYKQYYKID